The Rhodobacter sp. genome segment GCACGAAGGTTTCGTGGTCCCGCCGGTCCGCGGGGATGCGGAACGCCAACCCCTCGCACCAGCCGCCGGCGTCGAGGGCCAGCATCAGGCCCGGGGATTGCGGGCTGCCCCGCGCCCCTTCGTCCCACAGGCAGAAGCTGCGGCTGAAGCCGTCGCAGCGCGCCTTGCGCACCTCGTGAAACTCGACCGACGGGTCCCACATCAACGAACCATAGGCAAAGACCCAAAGATCGCCCGCATCGCGCCCGGCAAGAAAGGCGCGCCGCGCCGCCTCGCGTTCGGCGCTGGGGGTGCGCCAATCGGCGGGCATTCCCGCCGCCACCATGCGCGCATCCATCTGCGCCAGGTCCAGATCGCGAAACACCGATTGCGCGGCCGGCAGGATCTTTCCACGCAACGCGGGCTGGTGGCGGAACGGGTCTGGCTGGGTCACGGGCGGGGTCTCCTGCGGTGACGGGGGCGTGCCCGGACAGGGCGCTGGAACGCAAAAAGCCCCCGGTATCGGGGGCTTTCTGACAAGTGGCGCGGTTGACGGGGCTCGAACCCGCGACCCCCGGCGTGACAGGCCGGTACTCTAACCAACTGAGCTACAACCGCGTTGAGGGCAGGCAATAGCCTCGCCCCGGGGCGAGGTCAAGCGCCTTTCACGCAAGTTTCCGTCGCTCGACCCAGGCGCCCCATCCCAGCACCGCCAGATAGGACAGATCGACCAGCGCCAGCACCGTCCAGGGCTTGGTCGCCATCGCGCCGGCGAAAACCGCCACCCCCAGCAGCACCCAGATCGCCCGGTTGCGCGGCACCCGCCACGCCTTGGGCGACGGTGTCGGCAGGCGCGAGATCATCAACAGCCCGATCGCCCCCATGTAGAGCGCCACCAGCACCGGCCAGTTGCGCGTCTCGACCCAACCGGCCAGCGCCAAAAACACCGGCAGCAGGCCCAGCATGGCCCCGGCAGGCGCGGGCACCCCGACGAAATGCACCCGGCCGGGCGGAGGCGGCGCGTTGCGGTTCACGTTGAACCGCGCCAGCCGCAGACAGGCGCAGATCACGAAGACCAGCACGAACAGCCAGCCCATGCCCGGCAGGTCGCGCAGCACGAAATGGTAGACGAAAATCCCCGGCGCCACGCCGAAACACACGAAATCGCTGAGCGAATCGAGTTCCGCGCCAAAATGGCTGGCGGCGTTCAGCTTGCGCGCCAGCAGGCCGTCCATACCGTCCATGATCGCCGCCAGGATGACCAGCGCGGCGGCGGTCTGGTAATACTCGTCCAGCGTATAGCGAATCGAGGTGAGCCCCGCACACAGCCCCAGCAGCGTCACCAGGTTGGGAATCAGTTGCACCAGCGGCAGGCTGCGACGGTCGCCCGATTCGGCCTGGCCGTCCATGTCCCCGGCCTCGGGCAGCGGGTCCAGGTCGTCCTCGGGGTCCATCAGCGCACCTCGGCGGTGCGGGCGGGCTCGTCCGCGGCGAGATCCGCCAAAACGGTTTCCCCCGCGACCATGGTCTGCCCCAACGCCACCATCGGCACCACGCCGGGCGGCAGATAGACATCGAGCCGCGAACCGAAGCGGATCATGCCGAACCGTTCGCCGGTCTCCAGCACCGCACCCGGCTTGACCTCGCAGACGATGCGCCGCGCCACCAGGCCGGCGATCTGCACCACCGCGATCTGCCGCCCGTCGGCCATCCGCACGGCCAGCGAGTTGCGCTCGTTGTCAACGCTTGCCTTGTCGAGCGAGGCGTTCAGGAACTTGCCCGGCCGGTAGCTGACGGCCGTGATCTCGCCCGAGATGGGCAGCCGGTTCACATGGCAATTGAAGACGTTCATGAACACGCTGACGCGGGTCAGGGCCTCGGGGCCCAGGCCCAGTTCGGCGGGCGGAACGGCGGGCTCGATCAGCGAGATGACGCCATCCGCCGGGCTCACGATCAGCCCCTCGCGCTGGGGGGTGTA includes the following:
- a CDS encoding gamma-glutamylcyclotransferase; amino-acid sequence: MTQPDPFRHQPALRGKILPAAQSVFRDLDLAQMDARMVAAGMPADWRTPSAEREAARRAFLAGRDAGDLWVFAYGSLMWDPSVEFHEVRKARCDGFSRSFCLWDEGARGSPQSPGLMLALDAGGWCEGLAFRIPADRRDHETFVLFRREMIAPAYRPAWLALDTDQGPIEALGFVADRTQDKIRPGIAVADQARMIATARGMLGTNAEYLDGIDRQLRVLGIEDAYVARLVAAVRGHAGGGECQDGR
- the pssA gene encoding CDP-diacylglycerol--serine O-phosphatidyltransferase, with product MDGQAESGDRRSLPLVQLIPNLVTLLGLCAGLTSIRYTLDEYYQTAAALVILAAIMDGMDGLLARKLNAASHFGAELDSLSDFVCFGVAPGIFVYHFVLRDLPGMGWLFVLVFVICACLRLARFNVNRNAPPPPGRVHFVGVPAPAGAMLGLLPVFLALAGWVETRNWPVLVALYMGAIGLLMISRLPTPSPKAWRVPRNRAIWVLLGVAVFAGAMATKPWTVLALVDLSYLAVLGWGAWVERRKLA
- a CDS encoding phosphatidylserine decarboxylase; translation: MSDSMLSTVIKPVHREGYPFIGIFAAVTLVLFLIWQPLGWVGVVLTVWCYYFFRDPDRYTPQREGLIVSPADGVISLIEPAVPPAELGLGPEALTRVSVFMNVFNCHVNRLPISGEITAVSYRPGKFLNASLDKASVDNERNSLAVRMADGRQIAVVQIAGLVARRIVCEVKPGAVLETGERFGMIRFGSRLDVYLPPGVVPMVALGQTMVAGETVLADLAADEPARTAEVR